A single Brevundimonas sp. SL130 DNA region contains:
- a CDS encoding NtaA/DmoA family FMN-dependent monooxygenase (This protein belongs to a clade of FMN-dependent monooxygenases, within a broader family of flavin-dependent oxidoreductases, the luciferase-like monooxygenase (LMM) family, some of whose members use coenzyme F420 rather than FMN.) has product MTRSGKLCVGLSLAITWLNGEGWRRPDSDIEHIHCAEFYIDIAKRAEKAKLDFLFRPDSLFLDASRLSSAPGFSSLDPSLLLTAIAQETQRIGLVSTASTSFYPPYVVARQIQSLNWLSRGRAGWNIVTSMDGSDNFSDEPMLSSADRYAKAREFTDVVQALWASYPDEALVLDRATGLYANADKVRPIHHRGSHFSVEGPLTVPTYPGAKIPLFQAGASEWGRDFAARVAHGVFAAAPDIAAGVDLRADLRSRASAHGRDPDDLRVLPGLSLFLGDTESEARDLYAQTHAGQNLQRKQAYILENLGLDVGALPADMPITPDMAPKLNRPVRSRTHADLLRRLIERETPTVRELLDRPEVSGSAHWLFVGTPQDAAREIARWFEAGAGDGFIALPGGSARSMQLLFENLMPLLIEDGLFDADYRGGNFAEHLGV; this is encoded by the coding sequence ATGACCCGGTCGGGCAAGCTTTGTGTTGGTCTGTCGCTGGCGATCACCTGGCTGAACGGCGAAGGCTGGCGGCGGCCCGACAGCGACATCGAGCACATTCATTGCGCCGAGTTTTACATCGACATCGCCAAGCGGGCGGAGAAGGCCAAGCTGGATTTTCTCTTTCGGCCGGACTCGCTCTTTCTCGACGCGTCGCGACTGTCCAGCGCGCCGGGGTTCAGCAGTCTGGATCCGAGCTTGCTCCTGACGGCGATCGCGCAGGAGACCCAGCGCATTGGCCTTGTCTCCACCGCTTCCACCAGCTTCTACCCGCCCTATGTGGTGGCGCGGCAGATCCAGTCTCTCAACTGGCTGAGCCGGGGCCGCGCCGGCTGGAACATCGTCACCTCAATGGACGGCAGCGACAATTTCAGCGACGAGCCCATGCTTTCGTCGGCGGATCGATACGCCAAGGCGCGTGAATTCACCGATGTCGTGCAAGCCCTGTGGGCCAGCTATCCGGACGAGGCGCTGGTGCTGGATCGCGCGACCGGCCTCTACGCCAATGCCGACAAGGTGCGGCCGATTCATCATCGCGGCAGCCATTTCTCGGTCGAGGGCCCCCTGACCGTTCCAACCTATCCCGGCGCCAAGATCCCCTTGTTCCAGGCCGGCGCATCGGAATGGGGACGGGATTTCGCGGCGCGTGTCGCTCATGGCGTCTTCGCCGCCGCGCCGGACATCGCCGCCGGCGTCGATCTGCGCGCCGATCTTCGCTCGCGGGCCAGCGCGCACGGCCGCGATCCCGACGATCTGCGCGTCTTGCCGGGGCTAAGCCTGTTTCTGGGCGACACCGAGTCGGAGGCGCGCGACCTGTACGCGCAAACCCATGCTGGACAGAATCTGCAGCGCAAGCAGGCCTATATTCTGGAGAACCTGGGCCTGGACGTCGGCGCCCTGCCCGCCGACATGCCGATCACGCCGGACATGGCGCCGAAGTTAAACCGGCCCGTGCGCAGCCGCACCCATGCGGATCTGTTGCGCAGGCTGATCGAACGGGAGACGCCGACGGTGAGGGAGCTTTTGGATCGTCCGGAAGTCTCCGGGTCAGCGCATTGGCTCTTTGTCGGCACGCCACAGGACGCCGCCCGCGAGATCGCCCGGTGGTTCGAAGCGGGCGCCGGCGACGGCTTCATCGCCCTTCCGGGCGGGTCGGCGCGATCGATGCAGTTGCTGTTCGAAAACCTGATGCCGCTCCTGATCGAGGACGGGCTATTTGACGCCGACTATCGCGGCGGAAATTTCGCGGAGCATTTGGGAGTTTAA
- a CDS encoding IS630 family transposase (programmed frameshift), producing MTAPYSMDLRERALARKAEGETHREIAAALRISPSCVSKWTKRVGETGSVAPGQVGGHKPRTLSGDCAEWLRTRIASGPFTLRGLTAELAARGIKTGPRAVWVFVHAEGLSFKKTLLPEEQARPDVARRRARWKAHQGRIDPSRLVFLDETWVKTNMAPLRGWGPRGRRLKGHSPFGHWKTLTFIAALRHDRIDAPWVIDGPINGAIFLVYIEKILAPTLSPGDVVVLDNLGSHKGKAARAAVRAKGAHMIFLPPYSPDLNPIEQVFAKLKHLMRNAQPRTFEATWRKAGEIINLFSPAECANYLVNSGYGSV from the exons CTTATTCGATGGATCTTCGTGAGCGAGCGTTGGCGCGTAAGGCGGAGGGCGAGACACACCGGGAGATCGCGGCGGCGCTTCGGATCAGTCCGTCTTGCGTGTCCAAGTGGACGAAGCGAGTTGGAGAGACAGGTTCGGTGGCGCCGGGCCAGGTCGGCGGCCACAAGCCTCGCACGCTATCAGGAGACTGCGCCGAATGGCTGCGCACCCGCATCGCCTCAGGGCCGTTCACGCTCAGAGGACTGACGGCCGAACTTGCCGCGCGCGGGATCAAGACCGGCCCGCGAGCGGTGTGGGTGTTCGTGCACGCTGAAGGACTGAGCTTC AAAAAAACACTGCTGCCTGAGGAGCAGGCCCGGCCTGACGTCGCGCGCCGCCGCGCACGCTGGAAGGCGCATCAGGGGCGGATCGACCCGTCGCGACTGGTGTTCCTGGATGAGACCTGGGTCAAGACCAACATGGCGCCCTTGCGCGGCTGGGGGCCGAGGGGGCGACGCTTGAAGGGCCACTCGCCCTTCGGTCACTGGAAAACCCTGACCTTCATCGCCGCCCTGCGCCATGACCGGATCGACGCGCCCTGGGTTATCGATGGTCCGATCAACGGCGCGATCTTCCTCGTCTACATCGAGAAAATACTGGCGCCGACCCTGTCGCCTGGCGACGTCGTCGTCCTCGACAACCTCGGCAGTCACAAGGGCAAGGCCGCCCGCGCCGCTGTCAGGGCCAAAGGCGCACACATGATCTTCCTGCCCCCTTACTCCCCCGACCTGAACCCCATCGAACAGGTCTTCGCCAAGCTCAAACACCTCATGCGCAACGCCCAGCCCAGAACCTTTGAAGCCACATGGCGAAAGGCCGGAGAGATCATCAATCTCTTCAGCCCCGCCGAATGTGCGAACTACCTCGTCAACTCAGGATACGGTTCCGTGTGA
- a CDS encoding FecCD family ABC transporter permease: MGLILLALLAVASLLLGARAITAATAWHGFVAFDPTNSDHLLIRYLRVPRALVAIVAGAALGAAGVVMQALTRNPLAEPGLLGVNAGAAAGVVVAIAGFGGSGVAGSIFGGLIGAALAGLAVVLLGGLMGRFSPVRLVLTGSALSVVLLALTQIITLNSDAEVFDRFRHWAVGSLEGRGYEVLAPVTVLVGLGLAIVAGLARALDAVVLGDDLARGLGANPTAVWAMSSLAVILLAGAATAAAGPISFLGLAAPHVARAVVGPSHRWLLVYAMLIGALLMLAADCAGRLIIQSGEIDVGVMVALIGAPFFIALVRKGRLARHG, from the coding sequence TTGGGCCTGATCCTTTTGGCCCTGTTGGCCGTGGCCAGCCTGCTGCTGGGCGCGCGCGCCATCACCGCCGCGACAGCCTGGCATGGCTTTGTCGCCTTTGATCCCACGAACAGCGATCATCTGCTGATCCGGTATCTGCGCGTTCCTCGGGCTCTGGTCGCCATCGTGGCCGGCGCGGCGCTGGGGGCGGCGGGGGTCGTCATGCAGGCCTTGACCCGGAACCCGCTGGCTGAACCTGGACTGCTCGGCGTCAACGCCGGTGCGGCCGCTGGCGTCGTGGTCGCCATCGCCGGCTTCGGCGGTTCGGGCGTCGCAGGCTCGATTTTCGGCGGCCTTATCGGCGCGGCGCTCGCCGGGCTCGCCGTCGTCCTGCTGGGCGGGCTTATGGGACGTTTCAGCCCCGTGCGGCTGGTGCTGACGGGATCGGCCCTGTCGGTTGTCCTGCTCGCGCTCACCCAGATCATCACCCTCAACAGCGACGCCGAGGTGTTTGATCGGTTCCGTCACTGGGCTGTCGGATCGCTGGAGGGCCGAGGTTATGAGGTTCTGGCGCCGGTAACGGTCCTCGTCGGGCTCGGTCTGGCCATCGTGGCGGGGTTGGCCCGCGCTCTGGACGCCGTGGTTCTGGGGGATGATCTGGCGCGTGGTCTCGGGGCGAACCCGACGGCGGTCTGGGCGATGTCGTCGCTGGCCGTCATTCTTCTGGCCGGCGCGGCGACCGCCGCCGCAGGGCCCATCAGTTTTCTGGGCCTGGCTGCGCCCCATGTCGCCCGCGCGGTCGTGGGGCCGAGCCATCGCTGGCTGCTCGTCTATGCGATGTTGATCGGCGCACTCCTCATGCTCGCGGCCGATTGCGCCGGCCGGCTGATCATTCAGTCCGGCGAGATCGATGTCGGCGTCATGGTCGCATTGATCGGAGCGCCCTTCTTTATCGCGCTGGTCCGCAAGGGAAGGCTCGCGAGACATGGGTGA
- the fepB gene encoding Fe2+-enterobactin ABC transporter substrate-binding protein, producing the protein MAFHRLEASCHARRRNRRCDLATAFPDLAKAKTVDPAVRQSLMITTREFKASVSAGRLENHMLAARSSRSIRILGLIVLMATLGLAACDRKPPQTEAQTEAQTEAQAGGEWPRRFANADGTFTDIPAKPRRILSTSTSITGTLLAIDAPVVASTSAANGVFFAQWADVADARGVENVWPAGSIDLEAAQSVRPDLIVVSTGGADSAREHLAELQAIAPTIVLDYGGQTWQNLAVKLGQATGLEAQAAARITAFDRYVAHAKSRIAPPAGMVNIISYNGPGARNPIATSDGAHGQLLQAMGFKVENPDPRWHSTPEPRTDFVWSQYENLTKLKAETTFLLRVDDSRSAAFLNDPVLANLPSVRSKQVHGLGANSFRIDYYSATEIVDGLTKAFER; encoded by the coding sequence TTGGCCTTCCATCGACTTGAGGCCTCATGCCACGCGAGACGCCGCAACCGACGTTGTGATCTCGCGACAGCATTTCCCGATCTGGCAAAAGCCAAGACGGTTGATCCGGCCGTTCGACAATCGCTAATGATAACCACTCGCGAGTTCAAGGCGTCTGTCAGCGCCGGTCGATTGGAAAACCACATGCTTGCCGCTCGATCATCGCGCTCGATCCGAATTCTCGGGCTCATCGTCTTGATGGCGACGCTGGGCCTGGCGGCCTGTGATCGAAAACCGCCACAGACCGAAGCCCAGACTGAAGCCCAGACTGAAGCGCAGGCCGGCGGCGAGTGGCCTCGTCGTTTCGCCAATGCCGACGGCACGTTCACAGACATTCCCGCCAAGCCGCGCCGCATCCTGTCGACATCCACCTCGATCACGGGAACCCTGCTGGCGATCGATGCGCCGGTCGTGGCCAGCACGTCGGCGGCCAACGGCGTCTTCTTCGCGCAATGGGCCGACGTCGCCGATGCGCGAGGTGTCGAGAACGTCTGGCCCGCAGGCAGTATCGACCTTGAAGCTGCTCAGTCGGTGAGACCGGATCTGATCGTGGTGTCCACGGGGGGCGCGGACTCGGCGCGCGAGCATCTCGCCGAACTTCAGGCCATTGCCCCCACCATCGTCCTCGATTACGGCGGCCAAACTTGGCAAAATCTTGCCGTCAAACTGGGTCAGGCCACCGGGCTTGAGGCGCAGGCCGCTGCCCGGATCACCGCCTTCGACCGCTATGTCGCCCACGCCAAAAGCCGGATCGCGCCGCCCGCAGGGATGGTCAATATCATCAGCTACAACGGGCCGGGCGCGCGTAATCCCATCGCCACGAGCGACGGTGCGCATGGGCAGTTGCTGCAAGCCATGGGTTTCAAGGTCGAGAACCCCGATCCTCGCTGGCACAGCACGCCCGAACCCCGCACGGACTTCGTGTGGTCGCAGTATGAAAACCTGACCAAGCTGAAGGCGGAGACGACGTTTCTGTTGCGGGTCGATGATAGCCGTTCCGCCGCCTTCCTGAACGATCCCGTCCTCGCCAACCTGCCGTCTGTCCGCAGCAAGCAGGTCCATGGGCTGGGCGCAAACTCCTTTCGGATCGACTATTACAGCGCGACCGAGATCGTCGATGGTCTGACCAAGGCCTTTGAACGGTGA
- a CDS encoding FecCD family ABC transporter permease, protein MGDRVSFRVNASVVGPVWRANRIAVRLHPRTMTVAWILVLLTAGLTAVLLTMGRIEIAPGQIAEILFSGGGDESDRRIVLGLRLPRAATGFFVGAALGVSGAIFQSVSRNPLGSPDVIGFMTGSATGAIAWIMLVGQQPLGIASAAVCGGLAAAVIVYLLSLTGGRIVGDRLVLVGIGVGATLAALNGLLLSQGKLDSAVLANLWLAGSLNARTWDHVVPVMTAVVILTPMAMALAPRLAIMEMGDDLGRQLGIAVDRTRLFAVAIGVTLAALATGAAGPIAFIALAAPQLAKRLSLSRGVPVATAALMGGGLVLLADLITQALPFHATLPIGRMTGLIGGVYFLWLLSRSRTL, encoded by the coding sequence ATGGGTGATCGCGTTTCATTTCGCGTGAACGCCAGCGTCGTGGGGCCGGTGTGGAGGGCGAACCGCATCGCCGTGCGTCTGCACCCGCGGACAATGACGGTCGCCTGGATACTCGTGCTGCTGACGGCCGGCCTGACCGCAGTTCTGCTGACCATGGGGCGAATAGAGATCGCGCCGGGCCAGATCGCCGAAATCCTGTTCAGCGGCGGCGGAGACGAAAGCGATCGCAGGATTGTTCTGGGCCTTCGTCTGCCGAGGGCGGCGACGGGCTTTTTCGTCGGGGCGGCCCTGGGCGTTTCCGGCGCCATCTTCCAGTCGGTGTCGCGCAACCCTCTCGGCTCGCCCGATGTGATCGGGTTCATGACGGGATCGGCGACGGGGGCGATCGCCTGGATCATGCTGGTCGGGCAGCAGCCCCTGGGCATTGCGTCTGCGGCGGTTTGCGGCGGTCTGGCCGCAGCCGTGATCGTCTATCTCTTGTCTCTGACGGGCGGCAGGATCGTCGGTGATCGGCTCGTGCTGGTCGGAATCGGCGTCGGCGCCACCCTGGCCGCGCTCAATGGGCTGCTTCTGTCGCAAGGAAAGCTCGACAGCGCGGTTCTGGCCAACCTCTGGCTCGCCGGTTCGCTTAACGCCCGCACCTGGGATCACGTCGTCCCGGTAATGACAGCCGTGGTCATCCTTACGCCGATGGCCATGGCGCTGGCCCCTCGGCTTGCGATCATGGAGATGGGTGACGACCTCGGCCGGCAGCTTGGGATCGCAGTCGACCGCACGCGGTTGTTCGCCGTCGCAATCGGCGTGACCCTGGCCGCCCTGGCGACCGGCGCGGCTGGGCCGATCGCCTTCATCGCGCTCGCCGCGCCACAACTGGCCAAGCGGTTGAGCTTGTCGCGGGGCGTGCCCGTCGCGACGGCGGCCCTGATGGGCGGGGGCCTAGTGCTTCTGGCCGATCTGATCACCCAGGCTCTGCCGTTTCACGCCACGCTCCCGATCGGCCGCATGACCGGCCTGATCGGCGGCGTCTATTTCCTTTGGCTGCTCAGCCGATCGCGCACGCTGTGA
- a CDS encoding ABC transporter ATP-binding protein, which produces MPYPADILLRGQSLGLSYGRREVSRDLDVDIPLGQISVIIGANACGKSTLLRALSRLLPPSAGQIFLSGRDIRDYGAKALARTLAYLPQSASAPHGITAADLVARGRYPHQTLLRQWSEADDQAVRRAMAQAQVADLADRVVDELSGGQRQRVWLALVLAQETPVLLLDEPTTYLDVAHQFEVLELCRTLNRDHGKTLVMVLHDLNQAARYADHVIAMRDGAIVAAGAPDDVLTPERIEQVFGLACMVLRDPVTGTPLIVPTIGGAGGVGVAPQTVSYSQEEAS; this is translated from the coding sequence ATGCCCTACCCCGCAGACATACTCCTTCGCGGCCAATCCCTCGGGCTCTCCTATGGCCGGCGCGAGGTCTCACGCGATCTGGACGTGGACATCCCGCTGGGCCAGATCAGCGTGATCATCGGCGCCAACGCCTGCGGCAAGTCGACTCTTCTTCGCGCGCTGTCACGGCTCCTGCCCCCCAGCGCGGGCCAGATATTCCTGAGCGGTCGAGACATCCGCGACTATGGCGCCAAGGCCCTGGCGCGGACCCTGGCCTATCTGCCGCAGTCGGCCAGCGCGCCGCATGGGATTACGGCGGCCGATCTGGTCGCCCGCGGGCGTTATCCGCATCAGACGCTGCTGCGCCAGTGGTCGGAGGCGGACGATCAGGCGGTGCGGCGCGCGATGGCCCAGGCGCAGGTGGCGGACCTAGCCGATCGCGTCGTCGACGAGCTGTCCGGCGGTCAGCGTCAACGTGTCTGGCTGGCGCTCGTGCTCGCCCAGGAAACGCCGGTCCTGCTCCTTGACGAGCCGACGACCTATCTGGACGTGGCCCACCAGTTCGAGGTGCTCGAGCTTTGCCGAACCCTCAATCGCGACCATGGCAAGACCCTGGTGATGGTGTTGCACGACCTGAACCAGGCGGCGCGATACGCCGACCATGTCATCGCCATGCGGGACGGCGCCATCGTCGCCGCCGGCGCGCCGGACGACGTCCTGACGCCAGAGCGGATCGAACAGGTCTTCGGCCTGGCCTGCATGGTCTTGCGCGATCCCGTCACCGGCACGCCGTTGATCGTCCCCACCATCGGGGGTGCAGGCGGGGTCGGAGTCGCGCCGCAAACGGTTTCATATTCACAAGAGGAGGCGTCATGA